One part of the Tenacibaculum sp. 190130A14a genome encodes these proteins:
- a CDS encoding SH3 domain-containing protein, giving the protein MKKLILILSFVNQTTFGQEVVIAGNGLNVRKEPNTKSEKIGKLHFGTKVNVVEKTGKLLEIKDGNEIVKGEWVKIKFINSQILRSDNNSGYVFNGYIKSEKEFNLYLEKEISKIEKFQNYTVHSKPSPYYIKGDFFGDGVSDYAIKVSKEKDNVEIIILDIGGNNTQILKPVEDLKDENNENRVIDEFGWAEIFEKVESGTILWSNFIDDFRSLEEVPNSERVILNYEAIYVHASESCGGGFIFWKDGIFNWLQQE; this is encoded by the coding sequence ATGAAAAAACTAATTTTAATTTTATCATTTGTAAACCAAACAACTTTTGGTCAAGAAGTTGTCATTGCTGGAAATGGTTTAAATGTTAGAAAAGAGCCAAATACTAAATCTGAAAAAATTGGAAAGTTACATTTTGGAACTAAAGTTAACGTAGTTGAAAAAACGGGAAAATTACTTGAAATAAAAGATGGTAATGAAATTGTAAAAGGTGAATGGGTTAAAATAAAGTTTATCAATTCTCAAATACTTAGATCTGATAATAATTCAGGTTATGTTTTCAATGGTTACATAAAAAGTGAAAAAGAATTTAATTTATACCTTGAAAAAGAAATTTCAAAAATTGAAAAATTTCAGAATTATACAGTTCATTCAAAACCTAGTCCTTATTATATAAAAGGAGATTTCTTTGGAGATGGAGTTTCAGATTACGCTATAAAAGTGAGTAAAGAAAAAGACAATGTTGAAATTATTATTTTAGACATTGGAGGAAATAATACTCAAATTTTGAAACCAGTTGAAGACCTCAAAGATGAAAATAATGAAAATAGGGTAATTGACGAATTTGGTTGGGCTGAAATATTTGAAAAAGTTGAATCTGGAACTATTTTATGGTCAAACTTTATAGATGACTTTAGAAGTCTTGAAGAAGTTCCAAATTCTGAAAGAGTAATATTGAACTATGAAGCGATTTATGTTCACGCTTCTGAAAGTTGTGGTGGCGGATTTATTTTTTGGAAAGACGGAATTTTTAATTGGCTTCAGCAGGAATAA